In a genomic window of beta proteobacterium MWH-UniP1:
- a CDS encoding TolC family outer membrane protein, translating into MPQKFRISSSNSLIAIAVVAGFSGLPVMSFGMDLSTAAREALQFDATFLAARKKAEADATRFGQGLGLLLPSASLGANRTRTDFNASSDANNASPAIKDYSGRYGNTYSLTLTQPLFRLDRIASFNQKREESKAGEANFAQARIDALLRVTQAYFDVLVAQDTLTSAQSELKAIGEQLESAKRNFEVGTATITDQQEAQARFDLATAKLSVAQNDLNVKRNSLEQLVGKPLPKSLSGLRDEVTIKMPEPLNIDRWVEQARSANLKVQAAQSTAEIARQEVTRTISADNLPSIDLVAKRVRVDPYRSGSTPYDRADTDTIAVEMTLPLFNGGIAYNKAKEVIALRDKSSFDLENERRTAEQSARTSFLNVLAGLAQVKAFEAAEKSSRLALESNLLGYEVGVRINIDVLNAQQQLYTTQKDLSKARYDTLINSLKLKAAVGALGEADIDDINGLLAK; encoded by the coding sequence ATGCCCCAAAAATTTCGCATTTCAAGTTCTAACTCACTGATCGCCATTGCCGTTGTTGCTGGCTTTTCAGGCCTGCCGGTCATGTCGTTTGGCATGGACCTGTCCACGGCCGCACGCGAAGCCTTGCAGTTTGATGCCACCTTTTTGGCGGCCCGTAAAAAAGCCGAAGCGGATGCCACCCGGTTTGGGCAGGGCCTTGGTCTGCTGTTGCCTTCTGCGTCACTTGGGGCGAATCGCACGCGGACCGATTTCAATGCGTCTTCTGATGCCAATAACGCAAGCCCAGCGATCAAGGACTACTCGGGTCGTTACGGCAACACCTACAGCCTGACGCTCACACAGCCGCTTTTCCGTTTAGACCGCATTGCAAGCTTTAATCAAAAGCGGGAAGAATCTAAAGCGGGCGAGGCCAACTTCGCCCAGGCCCGCATTGATGCCCTGCTGCGTGTCACACAGGCTTACTTTGATGTGCTGGTGGCCCAAGACACACTGACCAGCGCCCAATCAGAACTCAAGGCGATTGGGGAACAATTAGAGTCTGCCAAACGCAATTTCGAAGTGGGCACCGCCACCATCACCGACCAGCAAGAGGCCCAGGCCCGCTTTGATTTGGCCACCGCCAAACTGAGCGTTGCCCAGAATGACCTTAACGTCAAACGCAACTCGCTAGAACAGCTAGTGGGCAAGCCCCTGCCCAAGTCTTTGTCGGGCCTGCGGGATGAAGTCACCATCAAAATGCCAGAGCCCCTGAATATAGACCGCTGGGTTGAGCAGGCCCGCTCTGCCAATCTGAAGGTTCAGGCGGCCCAGTCCACTGCGGAAATTGCGCGACAAGAAGTCACCCGCACGATCTCGGCCGACAATCTGCCGTCCATCGATTTGGTCGCCAAACGGGTCCGTGTGGATCCTTACAGATCCGGAAGCACGCCCTACGACAGGGCGGATACCGATACGATCGCCGTCGAAATGACCCTGCCATTGTTCAACGGCGGCATTGCCTACAACAAAGCCAAAGAGGTCATTGCCCTGCGGGACAAATCCAGTTTTGATTTGGAAAATGAACGCCGCACTGCTGAGCAGAGTGCCCGCACATCGTTTCTCAATGTGTTGGCCGGCTTGGCGCAGGTGAAAGCGTTTGAAGCAGCGGAAAAATCTAGCCGTCTTGCGTTGGAGTCCAATCTTTTGGGTTACGAAGTGGGTGTGCGTATCAATATCGATGTGCTCAATGCGCAACAACAGCTCTATACAACCCAAAAAGACCTGTCAAAGGCCCGCTACGACACGCTGATCAACAGCTTAAAACTTAAGGCTGCGGTTGGCGCACTGGGCGAAGCCGATATCGATGACATCAACGGCCTGCTTGCAAAATAG
- a CDS encoding undecaprenyl-diphosphate phosphatase yields the protein MPVMLKALLMGIVEGLTEFLPISSTGHLILFGAFIGFDDARAKVFDIAIQTGAMVAVVWHYRSRFLGLVHPQAWGFVGRLSDLFAGQAARRHLLNDKSWQFVRHLLIAFLPAAVLGLLFGGWIKFYLFSPVPVAIVLILGGFVILWVEHWTAARPSRTRIQQVDEMTNWDAFKLGVAQAFALIPGTSRSGATIIGGMVFGLSRKAATEFSFFLAVPTLVAAGAYDLLKNRELLRLEDMPMFALGLVSAYISALIVIRWLIGWVSHHSFNGFAIYRIVFGCLVLALAYFF from the coding sequence ATGCCTGTGATGCTAAAGGCGTTACTCATGGGTATTGTCGAGGGCTTGACCGAGTTTTTGCCAATCTCTTCAACGGGCCATCTGATTCTGTTTGGCGCATTCATTGGCTTTGATGATGCCCGTGCCAAAGTCTTTGATATTGCAATTCAGACAGGCGCCATGGTGGCAGTGGTCTGGCATTATCGGTCGCGTTTTCTTGGCCTGGTGCACCCGCAGGCCTGGGGCTTTGTTGGCCGCCTTTCCGATTTGTTTGCTGGGCAAGCAGCCCGTCGTCATTTGCTCAACGACAAATCGTGGCAATTCGTTCGACACCTATTGATTGCATTTTTGCCTGCCGCAGTGTTGGGTCTTTTATTCGGCGGGTGGATCAAGTTTTATCTGTTTTCACCGGTACCGGTGGCGATTGTCTTGATCCTGGGTGGGTTTGTGATTTTGTGGGTCGAGCATTGGACTGCGGCCAGACCATCCCGAACCCGCATCCAGCAGGTGGATGAGATGACCAACTGGGATGCCTTCAAGCTGGGGGTGGCCCAGGCGTTTGCCTTGATTCCTGGTACCAGCCGATCCGGTGCCACGATTATTGGCGGCATGGTGTTTGGTCTGTCCCGCAAAGCGGCAACCGAGTTTTCGTTTTTCTTGGCGGTACCAACCCTGGTTGCAGCGGGCGCCTACGATCTATTGAAAAACCGTGAACTCCTGCGGCTTGAGGATATGCCCATGTTTGCGCTGGGACTGGTGTCGGCCTATATCAGCGCATTGATTGTGATTCGTTGGCTAATCGGCTGGGTGAGCCATCACAGCTTTAATGGCTTTGCCATTTATCGGATTGTGTTTGGCTGCCTGGTGTTGGCGTTGGCTTATTTTTTCTGA
- the nadB gene encoding L-aspartate oxidase gives MALPVVIIGAGLAGLTVALHLAENRQVVVLAKRSRNESATAWAQGGIVGVLDRADSIESHVHDTMEAGAGLVVESTARWIAEKSPQAIEWLVQEGVPFTQDPTGPLGLHLTREGGHSVRRIAHAADATGKAIHDTLLEKCKSHPNIAIHEHWIALDLVTNRHCKTGGRDRCHGVYVLDIDHQRVESLAASAVVLACGGVGKVYRYTSNPDTSTGDGIAMAWRAGCRVGNMEFIQFHPTCLYHPEDRTFLITEALRGEGGQLKIPGLPADQARFMFRHDPRGELAPRDIVARAIDFEMKKHGIDYVHLDATHLGEDFLKSHFPTVHSRCLALGIDIARQPIPVVPAAHYTCGGVVTDLLGRTDLSGLYAVGETAYTGLHGANRLASNSLLECVVVGSGAAQDILASAPEPAVSIPPWDESQVDNADEQVVIAHNWDELRLLMWNYVGIVRTTKRLERALHRIELLQSEVQEYYSNFKVTSDLLELRNLLVCAELIVRSALDRKESRGLHYSRDYPDTWPVSQPTILSPLRAVTRSE, from the coding sequence ATGGCGCTTCCAGTTGTAATCATCGGTGCAGGATTAGCGGGTCTTACTGTTGCATTGCACTTGGCCGAGAACCGTCAGGTGGTGGTGCTTGCCAAGAGAAGCCGCAACGAGTCCGCCACGGCCTGGGCCCAGGGGGGAATTGTGGGCGTGCTGGACAGGGCAGACAGCATCGAGTCGCATGTGCACGACACCATGGAAGCGGGCGCGGGGCTGGTGGTGGAATCGACTGCCCGATGGATCGCCGAGAAAAGCCCCCAGGCCATTGAATGGCTGGTCCAAGAGGGCGTTCCCTTCACGCAAGATCCAACAGGCCCGCTGGGCCTGCATTTGACCCGCGAGGGAGGCCATTCAGTGCGTCGAATCGCCCACGCGGCAGACGCCACCGGCAAGGCCATCCACGACACCTTGCTTGAAAAATGTAAATCTCACCCGAACATCGCCATTCATGAACATTGGATCGCCCTGGACTTGGTGACCAATCGTCATTGCAAAACGGGTGGCCGTGATCGCTGTCATGGCGTTTATGTGTTGGATATCGACCACCAGCGGGTCGAATCGCTTGCCGCCTCAGCTGTGGTGTTGGCCTGTGGTGGGGTTGGCAAGGTCTATCGTTACACCAGTAACCCCGACACATCCACGGGCGACGGCATTGCCATGGCCTGGCGGGCAGGCTGCCGTGTGGGCAATATGGAATTCATACAGTTTCACCCCACCTGTCTTTACCACCCTGAAGATCGGACGTTTCTTATTACCGAGGCCCTTCGCGGTGAGGGCGGTCAGTTGAAAATACCGGGGCTCCCCGCCGATCAGGCCCGCTTCATGTTTCGGCACGATCCGCGCGGCGAGCTGGCCCCGCGTGACATCGTGGCCCGCGCTATCGACTTTGAGATGAAAAAGCACGGTATCGACTATGTGCATCTCGACGCCACTCATTTGGGCGAAGACTTTTTGAAATCGCACTTCCCAACGGTTCATTCCCGTTGTCTGGCCTTGGGCATTGATATTGCCCGGCAGCCCATCCCTGTGGTGCCAGCAGCCCACTACACCTGTGGTGGCGTGGTCACCGATTTGCTGGGGCGTACCGATCTGAGCGGTTTATATGCGGTTGGTGAAACCGCCTACACGGGCCTGCATGGCGCCAATCGACTCGCCAGTAATTCTCTGTTGGAGTGTGTGGTGGTGGGCAGTGGCGCTGCGCAAGACATCTTGGCGTCTGCTCCTGAGCCGGCGGTGTCAATTCCGCCATGGGACGAGAGTCAGGTCGACAATGCCGATGAGCAGGTGGTGATTGCCCACAACTGGGACGAGCTGCGTTTGCTCATGTGGAACTATGTGGGCATTGTGCGCACCACCAAGCGGCTTGAACGTGCCTTGCACCGAATTGAATTACTTCAATCCGAGGTGCAGGAGTATTACTCCAACTTTAAGGTCACCAGTGATTTGTTAGAGCTACGTAACTTGCTGGTCTGTGCTGAGCTGATTGTGCGCTCCGCACTCGATCGTAAAGAGAGCCGTGGCCTGCACTACAGCCGCGACTATCCCGATACCTGGCCAGTGTCTCAGCCGACTATTTTGTCACCGCTGCGTGCCGTCACCCGCAGCGAGTAA
- a CDS encoding phosphomannomutase/phosphoglucomutase: MQASASIFKAYDIRGVVDDTLTEPVVQAVGAALGLQILQAGKQACVVGRDGRLSGPRLVDALAEGLMSVGVDVLDVGQVPTPVVYFATVKTGCGSGVAVTGSHNPPQYNGLKMMVAGATLWGDAIQLLRQTIVSGHAQEAASKLTASQRGKRIACPELIHDYQSAVLSDVKLSRPMSIAIDAGNGVAGGLAPQLLSQLGCKVQALFCDVDGNFPNHHPDPAHVENLQDLIACVRSSDAEVGLAFDGDGDRLGVVTKSGAIIWPDRQLMLYAADVLAARPGEAIIFDVKCTRHVASWVRQHGGKPLMWKTGHSLIKAKLKETGAPLAGEMSGHIFFNDRWFGFDDAIYTAARLLEILSRVENPSALLESLPDSASTPELQLATKEGENFSLVNRLRDEGEFPTAVERITIDGIRVEYADGFGLARPSNTTPVVVLRFEADNPAALARIQSEFRSALARLVPGVELPF; the protein is encoded by the coding sequence TTGCAGGCAAGTGCTTCCATTTTTAAAGCGTATGACATTCGCGGTGTTGTGGATGACACCCTGACTGAGCCGGTCGTACAGGCCGTGGGCGCGGCCCTTGGTCTGCAGATCCTTCAGGCCGGCAAGCAGGCCTGTGTGGTGGGCCGCGACGGCCGGCTGTCTGGCCCGCGTCTTGTGGATGCCTTGGCCGAAGGTTTAATGTCGGTGGGTGTGGATGTGTTGGATGTTGGCCAGGTTCCAACGCCGGTGGTGTACTTTGCAACGGTAAAGACGGGCTGTGGTTCGGGTGTGGCGGTCACTGGAAGTCACAACCCCCCGCAATACAACGGCCTGAAGATGATGGTGGCTGGTGCAACACTCTGGGGCGATGCAATTCAGTTACTGCGGCAGACCATCGTGTCGGGCCACGCCCAAGAGGCCGCATCAAAACTCACAGCATCCCAACGCGGAAAACGAATCGCCTGCCCCGAGCTCATCCACGACTATCAGTCTGCTGTCTTGTCAGACGTAAAACTCAGCCGGCCCATGTCGATTGCCATTGATGCTGGAAATGGTGTGGCAGGCGGTCTGGCCCCACAACTGCTGTCGCAGCTGGGCTGCAAAGTCCAGGCGCTCTTTTGTGATGTTGATGGAAACTTCCCCAATCATCACCCCGATCCTGCCCATGTTGAAAATCTGCAAGATCTGATTGCCTGCGTGCGATCCAGTGATGCAGAGGTGGGCCTAGCTTTTGATGGCGATGGGGATCGGCTTGGTGTGGTCACAAAATCAGGCGCCATTATCTGGCCCGATCGTCAGCTCATGCTCTATGCAGCAGATGTGCTGGCTGCACGGCCCGGCGAGGCCATTATTTTCGATGTGAAATGCACGCGCCATGTCGCGTCTTGGGTGCGGCAGCATGGTGGCAAGCCACTTATGTGGAAGACCGGTCATTCGCTGATCAAAGCCAAGCTGAAAGAGACGGGCGCCCCATTGGCTGGTGAAATGAGCGGCCATATCTTTTTCAACGATCGGTGGTTTGGTTTTGATGATGCGATCTACACCGCAGCCCGCCTGCTTGAGATTTTGTCGCGTGTTGAGAATCCATCAGCGTTATTAGAATCATTGCCCGATTCCGCATCCACACCAGAGTTGCAGTTGGCCACCAAAGAGGGTGAAAACTTTTCATTGGTGAATCGTCTGCGCGACGAGGGCGAGTTCCCCACTGCGGTTGAACGCATCACGATTGATGGGATTCGTGTGGAATACGCCGACGGCTTTGGCCTGGCACGGCCATCGAACACCACGCCCGTGGTGGTGCTACGTTTCGAGGCAGACAATCCAGCCGCGTTGGCCCGCATACAGTCAGAGTTTCGCTCGGCGCTTGCGCGTCTTGTGCCAGGCGTGGAGCTGCCGTTTTAG
- a CDS encoding protein-L-isoaspartate O-methyltransferase, translated as MSPEFSSIENARSKMIEQQIRPWNVLDPNVLELLAEIHREDFVPKTHRHLAFVDMEVPLPEHQVMLAPKVEARLLQELNLSPDDQVLEIGTGSGFMAALLARQSGKVLTIEKYEQLAAMAQENLNQAGISNVEVVQANGLEENPRWAHVGFDAVVISGAVEQIPNHLLARLNPGGRLVAIVGQAPVMQAVLIERVGSGLASSTNGLRSTVLFETLTKLLEDAPKISHFKF; from the coding sequence ATGAGCCCTGAATTTTCATCTATTGAAAACGCCCGATCCAAGATGATCGAGCAACAAATACGGCCCTGGAACGTCCTGGACCCCAATGTCCTGGAGTTACTCGCCGAGATCCACCGTGAAGATTTTGTCCCCAAGACACATCGGCATCTTGCCTTTGTCGACATGGAGGTGCCTCTGCCGGAGCACCAGGTCATGCTGGCCCCCAAGGTCGAGGCCCGATTGCTTCAGGAACTGAATCTCAGCCCCGACGACCAGGTGCTAGAGATTGGCACCGGCTCGGGATTCATGGCCGCCCTGCTGGCCCGCCAGTCGGGCAAGGTCCTGACGATCGAAAAATACGAACAGCTTGCCGCTATGGCGCAGGAAAACCTGAACCAGGCCGGTATTTCGAATGTCGAAGTGGTGCAGGCCAACGGTCTGGAGGAAAACCCCCGCTGGGCCCATGTCGGGTTCGATGCGGTGGTGATTTCTGGGGCCGTGGAACAGATCCCAAACCATTTGCTGGCAAGGCTCAATCCAGGTGGCCGGCTGGTGGCGATCGTGGGCCAGGCACCAGTGATGCAGGCCGTCCTGATTGAACGGGTCGGCAGTGGTCTTGCATCGTCTACCAATGGTCTGCGGTCCACAGTACTTTTTGAAACACTGACCAAGCTACTCGAAGATGCCCCAAAAATTTCGCATTTCAAGTTCTAA
- a CDS encoding TetR/AcrR family transcriptional regulator — protein MQPTDPHESNVNHTAPKNIRQGPRWKRRKDARPQEVIDAALALFAEFGYAQTRLDDVAAKAGISKGTVYLYFASKQDLFEAVVQDRVTPWLEAIASQTINDEEPTEQVLRNFLNWGWNQFLESKLYLIARVVLAESNNFPNLAQAYLREVMGPIHTHLEALLQRGVERGEVQGPVSRERAKAMLAPLAWLSIWRQALLAHVEPPFNEELFVQEAIDMIVRGTRPSPA, from the coding sequence ATGCAACCCACTGATCCGCACGAATCAAACGTCAATCACACGGCGCCGAAAAATATTCGTCAGGGGCCGCGTTGGAAACGCCGCAAAGATGCCCGCCCGCAAGAAGTCATTGATGCGGCCTTGGCACTGTTTGCTGAATTTGGTTACGCACAAACCCGGCTCGACGATGTGGCCGCTAAAGCGGGCATTTCAAAAGGCACGGTCTATCTCTACTTCGCCAGTAAACAGGATTTGTTCGAGGCCGTGGTGCAAGATCGTGTGACGCCATGGCTTGAGGCCATTGCCAGCCAAACAATCAATGATGAGGAACCCACCGAACAGGTCTTGAGAAATTTTCTCAATTGGGGGTGGAATCAATTTTTGGAATCCAAGCTCTACCTGATTGCCAGGGTAGTGCTTGCAGAATCTAACAACTTCCCCAATCTGGCCCAGGCCTATCTCCGGGAGGTCATGGGTCCCATTCACACCCATTTAGAAGCCCTGCTGCAGCGTGGCGTGGAACGGGGCGAAGTCCAGGGGCCGGTCTCACGCGAACGGGCCAAGGCAATGCTTGCGCCACTGGCCTGGCTGTCCATCTGGCGGCAGGCGCTCCTGGCCCATGTCGAGCCCCCATTTAACGAAGAGCTCTTTGTCCAAGAGGCCATCGACATGATTGTCCGGGGAACCCGCCCCAGCCCGGCTTAA
- the waaC gene encoding lipopolysaccharide heptosyltransferase I, with protein sequence MIQAASPVAPRRVLLVKTSSMGDLVHTLSALEEARQHCPGLVVDWVCEESFKDIPLLSAAVDQVIPVAIRRWRKHWWSAKTRAEVRHFLSRLRKTHYDLVIDAQGLIKSAWITRAARCTGQQRWGLDWSTIREPLASLVLDHKVHAPAHWHAIDRLRALFGAALGYAPTGSVAVLAQPQAAAAPTEKTIFFLHGTSRPEKAWPLDSWVALGRQLASDGYRIQLPWGSEQERHQAEQIANTIGDAAQVLPQMSTGQLAQALCKTYGSFGVDSGLMHLSVALGRPTVAIMSAAHLPKFSAARFAPFWAQHAQVVERASGDQPIGPKEVLLAWHELVKR encoded by the coding sequence GTGATTCAGGCCGCATCTCCTGTTGCCCCCCGGCGTGTGTTGCTGGTCAAGACCAGCTCCATGGGGGATCTGGTGCATACCTTATCGGCCTTGGAAGAGGCGCGACAGCATTGTCCGGGCCTTGTCGTGGACTGGGTCTGCGAAGAGTCTTTTAAAGATATTCCTTTGCTCTCGGCGGCGGTCGATCAGGTGATTCCTGTGGCCATTCGGCGTTGGCGAAAACACTGGTGGTCAGCCAAAACACGTGCCGAAGTCCGCCACTTTCTTTCCCGGCTGCGAAAGACCCACTACGATTTGGTGATTGATGCGCAGGGTTTGATTAAGAGTGCCTGGATCACGCGGGCTGCGCGTTGCACTGGCCAGCAGCGTTGGGGCCTCGATTGGTCCACGATTCGCGAACCGTTGGCATCATTGGTGCTGGATCACAAAGTCCATGCGCCAGCCCATTGGCATGCGATTGATCGGCTTCGCGCATTGTTTGGGGCAGCGCTTGGCTATGCACCAACGGGATCGGTGGCCGTGCTGGCGCAACCCCAGGCCGCCGCAGCCCCGACTGAGAAGACTATTTTTTTTCTGCACGGCACATCCCGCCCCGAGAAGGCGTGGCCACTTGATTCTTGGGTGGCGCTTGGCCGTCAACTTGCCAGTGATGGGTATCGCATTCAACTGCCATGGGGCAGTGAACAAGAGCGCCATCAGGCCGAGCAAATCGCTAATACGATTGGCGATGCGGCCCAGGTACTGCCGCAGATGTCGACTGGCCAGTTGGCCCAGGCCTTGTGCAAAACGTATGGTTCTTTTGGCGTGGACAGTGGCCTGATGCATTTAAGTGTGGCGCTTGGCCGGCCCACGGTGGCGATCATGTCGGCAGCACATCTGCCGAAATTTTCAGCAGCGCGCTTCGCACCGTTTTGGGCGCAACATGCACAGGTGGTGGAGCGGGCATCTGGCGACCAGCCCATCGGGCCCAAGGAAGTGCTCTTGGCTTGGCATGAATTGGTAAAGCGCTAA
- a CDS encoding 3-deoxy-D-manno-octulosonic acid transferase, with protein MADHIIQDSETLIEKAARALYSIFGISLLPLLVAHLLWRGIKQPDYLQYWAERFFGMSVQRSPRGPQTSTAFPTNAGLSVMWIHAVSVGETRAAAPLIEQWLAKGDAHRVVLTHTTPTGRETGQNLFTRWLTMDTPRVVQRYLPYDLIWANAMFLAWAQPTLGVLMETELWPNLLAQARRRSIPVVLINARLSPRSAKRLQQFRWLSRPAIAHLTGIAAQTQADAQGFLAACSSAGLKNTAGVAPMVRMEVVGNMKFDIDVPQPMRDLGNQWRGMSGRRFIWLAASTRDDEETQIAQSWQKARGDGRLSAEHLLVVVPRHPQRFNRVVRLLESAGLTVQRRSSWNPHQACDVLVGDSLGEMFAYLQMSDLVFMGGSLPALGGQNPVEACAVGRPVFFGPNMFNFHQIARALRACGAGKEVRSTDEWIDQGCQLLNDAAAYAAARQAAQDFAQAHRGATLRTAKFLETILQAGR; from the coding sequence ATGGCAGATCACATCATCCAAGATTCTGAAACCCTGATTGAAAAGGCAGCAAGGGCGCTCTACAGCATTTTTGGAATCAGTCTGTTGCCGCTGTTGGTGGCACATCTGCTGTGGCGTGGCATCAAGCAGCCCGATTACCTGCAGTACTGGGCCGAACGGTTTTTTGGCATGTCGGTGCAACGCAGTCCCCGTGGTCCACAGACATCAACCGCATTTCCCACCAATGCCGGGCTTTCGGTCATGTGGATTCATGCCGTCTCGGTGGGGGAGACGCGGGCTGCTGCGCCATTGATTGAACAGTGGCTCGCCAAGGGGGATGCCCATCGTGTGGTCTTAACCCACACCACGCCCACAGGCCGTGAGACAGGGCAGAACTTGTTTACCAGGTGGCTGACCATGGATACGCCCCGTGTGGTGCAGCGTTATTTGCCTTATGACCTGATCTGGGCCAACGCCATGTTTTTGGCATGGGCGCAGCCCACGCTTGGCGTGTTGATGGAAACCGAACTCTGGCCAAACTTGTTGGCCCAGGCCAGACGCCGCAGTATTCCCGTGGTCTTGATCAATGCACGGTTATCGCCACGATCAGCAAAACGATTGCAACAATTTCGTTGGCTTTCACGGCCTGCGATTGCGCATCTAACAGGCATTGCGGCGCAGACACAGGCCGACGCCCAAGGCTTTCTGGCTGCCTGCAGCAGTGCAGGATTGAAGAACACTGCAGGCGTTGCACCAATGGTGCGCATGGAAGTCGTTGGCAACATGAAATTCGATATCGATGTGCCCCAGCCGATGCGTGACCTTGGAAACCAGTGGCGTGGGATGTCGGGGCGCCGGTTCATTTGGCTAGCGGCCAGCACCCGAGATGATGAAGAAACCCAGATTGCGCAGTCTTGGCAGAAGGCCCGCGGTGATGGCCGCTTAAGTGCAGAGCATCTTCTGGTGGTTGTGCCTCGGCACCCGCAGCGATTTAATCGTGTCGTGCGTCTGCTGGAGTCTGCGGGGCTGACTGTGCAACGCCGCTCCAGTTGGAATCCACATCAGGCCTGCGATGTCCTGGTGGGGGATTCGCTTGGGGAGATGTTTGCCTATCTGCAAATGTCAGACCTGGTCTTCATGGGGGGCAGCCTGCCAGCGCTTGGCGGGCAAAACCCCGTAGAGGCCTGTGCTGTTGGCCGGCCAGTATTTTTTGGCCCCAACATGTTTAATTTTCATCAGATTGCACGGGCATTACGGGCCTGCGGTGCCGGTAAAGAGGTCCGATCCACTGATGAGTGGATTGATCAGGGCTGTCAGTTACTGAACGATGCAGCTGCTTATGCGGCGGCCCGCCAGGCGGCCCAGGACTTTGCCCAGGCCCACCGGGGTGCCACCCTTCGGACCGCCAAGTTTTTAGAAACTATTTTGCAAGCAGGCCGTTGA
- the trmB gene encoding tRNA (guanosine(46)-N7)-methyltransferase TrmB, whose protein sequence is MLNKFPEHIRSFVMRSGHITDAQRNTRERLLPVWGIPYQAEPIDLKEFFGRTAKNVLEIGFGMGETTAQIAQAHPDWNILGAEVYKPGVGALLGRIDRLGLTNIRIIEHDAVEILTHMLANESLDAVHIYFPDPWPKKRHHKRRLIQPWFVALLCKKLKPGAVLHMATDWPDYAQQMLEVCQASAELENTVSQGYAPRPDWRPLTKFESRGLRLGNPVADLLFQKK, encoded by the coding sequence ATGCTCAATAAATTCCCCGAACACATTCGTAGTTTTGTCATGCGAAGTGGACACATCACAGATGCGCAACGCAATACGCGGGAGCGTTTACTGCCTGTTTGGGGTATCCCCTATCAGGCCGAACCAATTGATTTAAAAGAATTTTTTGGCCGTACCGCCAAAAATGTATTGGAGATTGGCTTTGGCATGGGCGAGACCACCGCACAGATTGCCCAGGCCCACCCGGACTGGAATATCTTGGGGGCCGAAGTCTATAAGCCCGGGGTTGGTGCACTCTTGGGTCGAATTGATCGGCTTGGCCTTACCAATATCCGCATCATTGAGCATGATGCCGTGGAAATTCTGACCCACATGCTCGCCAATGAGAGCCTGGATGCGGTGCACATCTATTTCCCGGACCCCTGGCCCAAAAAACGTCACCACAAACGGCGACTGATTCAACCCTGGTTTGTGGCCCTGTTGTGCAAAAAACTAAAACCTGGTGCTGTGTTGCATATGGCCACAGATTGGCCTGACTATGCCCAGCAGATGCTAGAAGTGTGCCAAGCGTCTGCCGAATTGGAAAACACAGTATCGCAAGGCTATGCGCCAAGACCCGACTGGCGACCACTTACCAAATTTGAGTCACGTGGCCTGCGCCTTGGTAACCCTGTTGCGGATCTTTTGTTTCAGAAAAAATAA
- a CDS encoding HU family DNA-binding protein — MNKAELVEAVASATDSSKASVDEMLNATIAAVIKAVTKGDTVQLVGFGTFGSGKRAARTGRNPRTGEAIKIAAARTVKFTAGKAFKDAVNKKK, encoded by the coding sequence ATGAATAAAGCAGAACTCGTTGAAGCCGTCGCAAGTGCCACCGACTCATCCAAAGCATCTGTTGATGAAATGTTGAACGCGACCATTGCAGCGGTCATTAAAGCAGTCACAAAGGGCGACACTGTTCAGCTCGTTGGTTTCGGTACATTTGGCTCGGGAAAGCGTGCGGCACGTACTGGCCGTAACCCCCGTACAGGTGAAGCCATTAAAATTGCTGCAGCCAGAACCGTTAAGTTCACTGCAGGAAAAGCATTCAAAGACGCAGTTAACAAGAAGAAGTAA